The Salinibaculum sp. SYNS191 genome has a window encoding:
- a CDS encoding archaea-specific SMC-related protein — MWQLDIRNIAGIRSGDADLYPGINVVRAENWQGKSSFVAALQVVMGTTGDDGADHPLTDGASDGAVGLETEAQTYETELVRRGETVTRHGDTYLTDDQDRLCARLFAFLGEQNPVREAVRSGGDLAALLTEPLAVENIDEQIAQLKRERRSVETELERAEDAADRRRAVEAEIAELEEELAQLRAERDAVTDETDAAGERPDQEELSSKRAEKEQLQHRISTLENKIDRQEDRLRERREELAALTVPAEPDLSTDIDAKRAEITELEASINLLGDLYRVNKRVLDEERVDLVTELDRTLAGDELDCWLCGQATTESAIADRLSAIDERRTALRSQKSALQDEISEIRDRRDEIRTQRRRKQDLEAEVSELQVTLDENRSRLADLRERLDAVTEDVERLRANVEETSAQVTDLESDIKYTQNELADRRAELDELETEAERRTQLQDERDALTAELESLRTRRHDKKRELAERFEETIRDIVATLEPGFEFARLTPKTDAEGDITDFDLVVARDGRETTLDALSQGEVEILGIVTALAGYETFDVADRVPVMLLDGLTALSNENFHAIVEYVRERPEILVTTAYPEIDEFEGHVLDPNRWDVVSDRQRSAP, encoded by the coding sequence ATGTGGCAGCTCGATATCCGGAATATTGCGGGTATCCGCTCCGGTGACGCGGACCTGTATCCCGGTATCAACGTCGTCCGGGCGGAGAACTGGCAGGGGAAATCGAGCTTCGTGGCCGCACTGCAGGTCGTCATGGGAACGACGGGCGACGACGGCGCGGACCACCCCCTCACGGACGGCGCGTCCGATGGTGCCGTGGGACTCGAAACGGAGGCGCAGACGTACGAGACGGAACTGGTGCGCCGCGGCGAGACGGTCACCCGCCACGGCGACACGTATCTCACCGACGACCAGGACCGGCTCTGTGCGCGGCTGTTCGCGTTTCTGGGGGAGCAAAACCCCGTCCGCGAGGCCGTCCGGAGCGGGGGCGACCTGGCGGCGCTGCTGACCGAGCCGCTGGCTGTCGAGAACATCGACGAGCAGATTGCACAGCTGAAGCGGGAGCGGCGCTCGGTCGAGACGGAACTGGAACGTGCGGAGGACGCCGCCGACCGCCGCAGGGCGGTCGAAGCCGAGATAGCCGAACTGGAGGAGGAACTCGCCCAGTTGCGCGCCGAGCGCGACGCCGTGACCGACGAGACCGACGCGGCCGGGGAACGCCCGGACCAGGAGGAACTCAGCAGCAAGCGGGCCGAGAAAGAGCAGTTGCAACACCGCATCAGCACGCTCGAGAACAAGATAGACCGCCAGGAGGACCGACTCCGGGAGCGGCGGGAGGAACTGGCTGCCCTCACGGTCCCGGCGGAGCCGGACCTGTCGACGGATATCGACGCGAAGCGCGCAGAAATAACGGAACTTGAAGCGAGTATCAACCTGCTCGGTGACCTCTACCGGGTGAACAAGCGGGTGCTCGACGAGGAGCGGGTCGACCTCGTGACGGAGCTGGACCGGACGCTGGCCGGCGACGAACTGGACTGCTGGCTCTGTGGCCAGGCGACCACCGAATCCGCGATTGCCGACCGGCTGTCGGCCATAGACGAGAGGCGGACGGCCCTCCGCAGCCAGAAGTCGGCCCTCCAGGACGAGATTAGCGAGATTCGGGACCGCCGTGACGAGATTCGAACGCAGCGGCGACGGAAACAGGACCTCGAAGCCGAGGTCAGCGAACTGCAGGTCACCCTCGACGAGAACCGGTCACGGCTGGCCGACCTCAGAGAGCGCCTCGACGCGGTGACCGAGGACGTCGAACGGCTCCGTGCGAACGTCGAGGAGACGAGCGCGCAGGTGACCGACCTGGAGAGCGACATCAAGTACACACAGAACGAACTCGCGGACAGGCGTGCCGAACTCGACGAACTGGAGACAGAGGCCGAGCGCCGGACGCAGTTGCAGGACGAGCGGGACGCCCTGACCGCGGAACTGGAGTCGCTGCGGACCCGCCGACACGACAAGAAACGGGAACTCGCGGAGCGATTCGAGGAGACGATACGGGACATCGTCGCGACCCTGGAACCCGGGTTCGAGTTCGCCAGGCTGACGCCGAAGACGGACGCCGAGGGCGACATCACGGATTTCGACCTCGTCGTCGCCCGCGACGGGCGCGAGACGACCCTCGACGCGCTGAGCCAGGGGGAGGTCGAGATTCTCGGCATCGTGACGGCACTCGCCGGCTACGAGACGTTCGACGTCGCCGACCGGGTTCCGGTGATGCTTCTGGACGGGTTGACTGCCCTCTCGAACGAGAACTTCCACGCGATAGTGGAGTACGTCCGGGAGCGACCGGAGATTCTCGTGACGACCGCCTATCCGGAAATCGACGAGTTCGAGGGGCACGTCCTCGACCCGAACCGCTGGGACGTCGTCTCGGACCGGCAGCGCTCGGCTCCCTGA
- a CDS encoding TOBE domain-containing protein, with protein sequence MDLPPDFDVYIGGAEETLGQRDVELLRAIDSYGSINRAATELGRSYSRAQQRIVALEECFGDLVERNRGGSGGGGSALTERARSLTVRYERLQAAVTGVAETEETVLSGKVVDREGRLATVETSVGTVKALAPPDSEKLSLAVQADAVTLQAPDETPSPDATSARNHLSGTVKSLERGEGVSHVTVDVGAAVDLSAIVTVASVERLGLEKGAPVTVSFKATATRGVPTT encoded by the coding sequence ATGGACCTCCCCCCCGACTTCGACGTGTACATCGGCGGCGCGGAGGAGACGCTGGGCCAGCGGGACGTGGAGTTGCTGCGGGCCATCGACTCCTACGGCTCGATAAACCGTGCCGCGACGGAACTGGGCCGGTCGTACTCGCGCGCACAGCAGCGCATCGTGGCCCTGGAAGAGTGCTTCGGCGACCTCGTCGAGCGCAACCGGGGCGGGTCCGGCGGCGGCGGCAGCGCGCTGACCGAACGGGCGCGGTCGCTGACCGTCCGGTACGAACGGCTACAGGCGGCGGTCACCGGCGTCGCCGAGACGGAGGAGACGGTCCTGTCCGGGAAGGTCGTCGACCGGGAGGGGCGGCTGGCGACGGTCGAAACCTCGGTCGGCACGGTGAAGGCACTGGCTCCACCGGACAGCGAGAAACTGAGCCTCGCGGTGCAGGCGGACGCGGTGACACTGCAGGCTCCCGACGAGACGCCGTCGCCCGACGCGACGAGCGCCCGCAACCACCTCTCGGGGACGGTCAAGTCGCTCGAACGCGGCGAGGGCGTGAGCCACGTGACCGTCGACGTGGGGGCGGCCGTCGACCTGAGCGCCATCGTCACCGTTGCGAGCGTCGAGCGCCTCGGCCTCGAGAAGGGAGCGCCGGTGACCGTCTCGTTCAAAGCGACCGCGACGCGGGGCGTCCCGACGACCTGA
- a CDS encoding molybdopterin synthase, with protein MKILGIVGPSGSGTTAAVERIVSRLSERGSVATVTHVEGDALTDGADAVGTPTADAAEAHWVAEDGSWVAVGEDRTLDDALATLAPQYDYAVVEGYPDATLQTVALGDAEHEGETVATAPDAESVDLAAVVDAVEEQDDFETLESLVAQVKRSPDSEYSGAIATFTGRVRTKNGSEDTPTDYLEFERYDGVAEEKMAAIKSDLEAREGIYEVLLHHRTGVVRREEDIVFVVVLAGHRSEAFETVEDGINRLKAEVPLFKKEVTVDGEFWAHEPDLVD; from the coding sequence ATGAAGATTCTCGGAATCGTGGGTCCGTCCGGTTCCGGTACGACGGCCGCGGTGGAGCGAATCGTGTCACGGCTGTCCGAGCGCGGTTCGGTCGCGACGGTTACGCACGTCGAGGGGGACGCGCTCACCGACGGCGCGGACGCAGTCGGGACGCCGACTGCCGACGCAGCCGAGGCGCACTGGGTCGCCGAGGACGGGTCGTGGGTGGCCGTCGGCGAGGACCGCACGCTCGACGACGCGCTGGCGACGCTCGCGCCGCAGTACGACTACGCCGTCGTCGAGGGGTACCCCGACGCGACGCTCCAGACCGTCGCACTGGGCGACGCCGAACACGAGGGGGAGACAGTCGCGACTGCGCCGGACGCCGAGTCGGTCGACCTGGCGGCGGTCGTCGACGCCGTCGAGGAGCAGGACGACTTCGAGACGCTGGAGTCGCTCGTCGCGCAGGTCAAGCGCTCGCCGGACTCGGAGTACTCGGGAGCCATCGCCACGTTCACCGGGCGGGTCCGCACGAAGAACGGGTCCGAGGACACCCCGACGGACTACCTGGAGTTCGAACGGTACGACGGCGTCGCGGAAGAGAAGATGGCCGCTATCAAGTCGGACCTGGAGGCCCGGGAGGGCATCTACGAGGTCCTGCTCCATCACCGGACCGGCGTCGTCCGCCGCGAGGAGGACATCGTGTTCGTGGTCGTCCTGGCGGGGCACCGCTCGGAGGCGTTCGAGACCGTCGAGGACGGCATCAACCGCCTGAAGGCCGAGGTCCCGCTGTTCAAGAAGGAAGTCACGGTCGACGGGGAGTTCTGGGCGCACGAACCCGACCTCGTCGACTGA
- the ubaA gene encoding SAMP-activating enzyme E1, whose product MSELSLDAEQLDRYSRHVIMDDVGPEGQAALLDGSVLVVGAGGLGSPVIQYLAAAGVGRIGIADADVVERSNLQRQVIHGDDDVGRPKVDSAAEFVAALNPDVTVERHELRVAPDNVADLIEGYDIVVDASDNFPTRFLLNDACVLADKPLSHGAIYRFEGQATTFTGGQPCYRCLFPEAPPEGTVPDCATAGVLGVLPGVVGAIQATEVVKLLIGHGETLEGRLLIYNAADMTMETVPLQPRPDCPVCGPDAMQSLSEADYSESCAVPE is encoded by the coding sequence ATGAGCGAACTGAGCCTCGACGCCGAACAACTCGACCGCTACTCCCGACACGTCATCATGGACGACGTCGGGCCGGAGGGACAGGCGGCGCTGCTGGACGGGTCGGTCCTCGTGGTCGGGGCCGGCGGGCTGGGGTCGCCGGTCATCCAGTACCTCGCCGCTGCCGGGGTCGGGCGCATCGGTATCGCGGACGCCGACGTGGTCGAGCGGAGCAACCTCCAGCGGCAGGTCATCCACGGGGACGACGACGTCGGCCGGCCGAAGGTCGACAGCGCCGCCGAGTTCGTGGCCGCGCTCAACCCCGACGTCACCGTCGAGCGCCACGAACTGCGCGTCGCGCCCGACAACGTCGCCGACCTCATCGAGGGGTACGACATCGTCGTCGACGCCTCCGACAACTTCCCGACGCGGTTCCTGCTGAACGACGCCTGCGTGCTCGCGGACAAGCCGCTCTCTCACGGCGCTATCTACCGGTTCGAGGGCCAGGCCACCACGTTCACGGGCGGCCAGCCGTGCTATCGGTGCCTGTTTCCCGAAGCCCCGCCGGAGGGGACCGTCCCCGACTGCGCGACGGCCGGCGTCCTGGGCGTGCTCCCCGGCGTCGTCGGTGCGATTCAGGCGACCGAAGTCGTCAAACTCCTCATCGGCCACGGCGAGACCCTCGAAGGCCGCCTGCTCATCTACAACGCCGCCGACATGACGATGGAGACGGTCCCGCTCCAGCCCCGGCCGGACTGTCCGGTCTGTGGACCCGACGCGATGCAGTCCCTCTCGGAGGCCGACTACTCCGAGAGCTGTGCCGTCCCCGAGTGA
- a CDS encoding DUF7557 family protein yields the protein MTHTLEISDELQQRLEDHLEEGETPEEFIEELVSMYETEGAFLQEGYSE from the coding sequence ATGACACACACGCTCGAAATCAGCGACGAACTGCAGCAACGGCTGGAAGACCACCTCGAAGAGGGAGAAACGCCGGAGGAGTTCATCGAAGAGCTGGTCTCGATGTACGAGACCGAGGGCGCCTTCCTGCAGGAGGGGTACTCGGAGTGA
- a CDS encoding CBS domain-containing protein: protein MDIGDIVSDDYVEFTPETRVSKLVGTFQDPSVEGVVVHGDEFEGVVTRRQLATSNQQPNAKVGSLVWHVPRLAPDENVRRVAQLMIDSDSHLLPVFEGDTLLGVVTVDDILRAVQSFLDAATVAEAHTGDLVTVDPESTLGDALHVFRDHGFTHLPVVEDDTALGILSLYDLTDFTVRSVDQSKGGDASGTDAVGGDLSKSAGRIRRGGFGAREGESARLLDLPVRDLMVSPVRTIRADETLQTAVDEMFAIDASSLLVTEDGHPFGIVTKTDVLDALTWEAGGNRPVQVYGTDLIDDMSYDEIVNMVDTFDSRDEGMSVLDAKVHLHEHDEKQRGTPLLLARIRLSTDRGLFIASGEGYGATQALNEARDILERQIRDQKTYGRSKKPPNEEYWEKRFGWLLEE from the coding sequence ATGGACATCGGTGACATCGTTTCGGACGACTACGTAGAGTTCACCCCGGAGACGCGCGTTTCGAAACTCGTCGGGACGTTCCAGGACCCGTCGGTCGAGGGGGTCGTCGTACACGGCGACGAGTTCGAGGGGGTCGTGACCCGGCGGCAACTCGCCACCTCGAACCAGCAACCGAACGCGAAGGTCGGGTCGCTCGTCTGGCACGTCCCGCGGCTCGCCCCGGACGAGAACGTCCGCCGGGTCGCACAGCTCATGATAGACAGCGACTCGCACCTGCTCCCGGTCTTCGAGGGCGACACCCTGCTGGGCGTCGTGACGGTCGACGACATCCTCCGCGCCGTGCAGTCGTTTCTCGATGCGGCGACGGTAGCCGAGGCCCACACCGGCGACCTGGTCACGGTGGACCCGGAGTCCACGCTCGGCGACGCACTGCACGTCTTCCGGGACCACGGCTTCACGCACCTGCCGGTCGTCGAGGACGACACGGCGCTTGGCATCCTGAGCCTCTACGACCTCACGGACTTCACCGTGCGCTCGGTCGACCAGAGCAAGGGCGGCGACGCCAGCGGGACGGACGCCGTCGGTGGCGACCTGTCGAAGAGTGCGGGACGCATCCGCCGCGGCGGGTTCGGCGCCCGCGAGGGCGAGAGCGCACGACTGCTGGACCTCCCGGTCAGGGACCTCATGGTGTCGCCGGTGCGGACGATTCGAGCCGACGAGACGCTCCAGACGGCGGTCGATGAGATGTTCGCCATCGACGCCTCCTCGCTGCTCGTGACGGAGGACGGACACCCGTTCGGTATCGTCACGAAGACCGACGTCCTCGACGCGCTCACGTGGGAGGCGGGCGGAAACCGCCCCGTGCAGGTCTACGGCACCGACCTCATCGACGACATGAGCTACGACGAGATAGTGAACATGGTCGACACCTTCGACAGCCGGGACGAGGGGATGAGCGTCCTCGACGCGAAGGTCCACCTGCACGAACACGACGAGAAACAGCGGGGGACGCCGCTACTGCTGGCCCGCATCCGCCTCTCGACCGACCGCGGCCTCTTCATCGCCTCGGGCGAGGGCTACGGCGCGACGCAGGCGCTCAACGAGGCGCGAGACATCCTGGAGCGCCAGATTCGCGACCAGAAGACCTACGGACGGAGCAAGAAGCCGCCGAACGAGGAGTACTGGGAGAAACGCTTCGGCTGGCTGCTGGAGGAGTGA
- a CDS encoding DUF5518 domain-containing protein, giving the protein MVNWMAVLYGIVASFVIGLISGLGLPFTDATLPVIGAGTTGLIAGGVAGYYAREGAGGGAIHGLLATTIGGIVVGLFLLLIGTIGAGIFGFSVGVFYLLFVIAYGLPGAIGGAVGGLLGPKESTVGQPTG; this is encoded by the coding sequence ATGGTAAACTGGATGGCTGTCCTGTACGGCATCGTCGCATCGTTCGTCATCGGCCTCATCAGCGGCCTGGGCCTGCCGTTCACCGACGCGACACTGCCAGTGATTGGAGCGGGGACGACGGGACTCATCGCCGGTGGGGTCGCCGGGTACTACGCGCGCGAGGGGGCGGGTGGCGGAGCGATACACGGGCTTCTCGCGACGACCATCGGCGGCATCGTCGTCGGGCTGTTCCTGCTCCTCATCGGCACCATCGGCGCCGGAATCTTCGGGTTCAGCGTCGGCGTCTTCTATCTCCTGTTCGTCATCGCCTACGGGTTGCCCGGGGCAATCGGCGGCGCAGTCGGCGGCCTCCTCGGACCGAAAGAGAGCACTGTCGGCCAACCGACCGGCTGA
- a CDS encoding DUF5518 domain-containing protein has translation MVETKWRAVAIGFVIIALLSIISTSFQQLALVGGVVAGLAGGFAAGYYARSGQTNGAWNGFLAGSIGALVFAAVLVLLGLAVSIVELSLGGVFATIGVGIAFLVFIVIGAIPATVGGYLGGMYPREESEEVGRPAA, from the coding sequence ATGGTAGAAACCAAGTGGCGAGCGGTGGCAATAGGATTCGTCATCATCGCCCTCCTCTCGATAATCAGCACGTCGTTCCAGCAGCTCGCGTTAGTCGGCGGGGTCGTCGCCGGTCTGGCAGGCGGGTTCGCGGCGGGATACTACGCCCGGAGCGGACAGACGAACGGCGCGTGGAACGGCTTCCTCGCAGGATCTATCGGCGCACTCGTCTTCGCCGCAGTGCTCGTCCTGCTAGGACTCGCCGTCTCCATCGTCGAACTCTCGCTCGGGGGCGTCTTCGCGACTATCGGCGTCGGCATCGCCTTCCTCGTCTTCATCGTCATCGGCGCGATTCCCGCGACCGTAGGCGGCTACCTCGGCGGGATGTACCCGCGCGAGGAGAGCGAGGAAGTCGGCCGCCCCGCGGCCTGA
- a CDS encoding C2H2-type zinc finger protein, with amino-acid sequence MVSKRHHRCNLCGKDFETGQGLRDHVERRHPKADVHWWVVAEDPARDLKFEQ; translated from the coding sequence ATGGTGTCGAAGCGCCATCACCGCTGTAACCTCTGTGGCAAGGACTTCGAGACGGGCCAGGGACTCAGGGACCACGTCGAGCGCCGACATCCCAAAGCGGACGTCCACTGGTGGGTCGTCGCGGAAGACCCCGCGCGCGACCTGAAGTTCGAGCAGTAG
- a CDS encoding VanZ family protein — protein MRPHRRNRIDDRLPDSRWSGAAVGTVVLLVASVVPSPLERRSEWDRVGPDKFLHLVGHAMYAATVADAFDAGRCTRGEAAVLAVCVSTAHSLVTGRLQTWVPGRAFELADVVAGLLGTVVAVWRWYVAGNADEE, from the coding sequence ATGCGACCCCATCGACGGAACCGTATCGACGACCGACTCCCGGACTCCCGCTGGAGCGGCGCTGCCGTGGGCACGGTCGTCCTCCTCGTCGCGTCAGTCGTGCCCTCGCCGCTGGAGCGGCGCTCCGAGTGGGACCGGGTCGGGCCGGACAAGTTCCTTCATCTCGTCGGACACGCGATGTACGCCGCGACTGTCGCGGACGCGTTCGACGCCGGTCGCTGTACGAGAGGCGAAGCCGCCGTCCTCGCCGTCTGCGTCTCGACGGCACACAGTCTGGTGACTGGCCGGCTCCAGACGTGGGTCCCCGGCCGAGCGTTCGAACTCGCGGATGTCGTGGCCGGGCTTCTGGGAACTGTCGTCGCCGTGTGGAGGTGGTACGTCGCGGGAAATGCTGACGAAGAATAG
- a CDS encoding zinc ribbon domain-containing protein translates to MSDNTDADSDAERGCRRCGHDEAAVGEIAVSNRGYEAMADLDLRNIQVIYCTNCGYTEHYHSDADEGALADLFFTEL, encoded by the coding sequence ATGTCAGATAATACGGACGCGGATTCGGATGCCGAACGGGGCTGTCGACGGTGTGGACACGACGAGGCGGCAGTCGGTGAAATCGCGGTGTCGAACCGGGGATACGAGGCGATGGCCGACCTCGACCTGCGAAACATCCAGGTCATCTACTGCACGAACTGCGGGTACACCGAGCACTACCACTCCGACGCAGACGAGGGCGCGCTGGCCGACCTCTTCTTCACGGAACTGTGA
- a CDS encoding DUF6517 family protein, whose product MVDRMGPLRTGMGRFVELTNSGLISKGAVVVDAGEVGLSDVSLGMLDGTPTVPGDLISVVVPGGLTEGKAIKIDFDAAVEPSATMLLVPGEAIGVEKIAPRGDAYVLALGDFLPAQNWVPTKTGSTAGTDWLASGNDKIEISVEKVERARQAIVSTGPRTFDEIFGAPPAALNARPVEEGETFDPQDVLMVMPGDNVSANWPESAGAPPEAFDFGDAVPRPAPLGGVSFSVAVVSTPNAKVVGNSTNPLSHIDTDELLQRDVVQNLLADAGFGEGTDFQIEAGPERVTPEEGPRTTTLLDQDTQIESYIGVLGSEAAGWGVGLHVVRADGDDHVIVVGLHRHPLGEPAQAMETLRESSALVEARTLVAETAAQLQ is encoded by the coding sequence ATGGTCGACCGCATGGGCCCGCTCCGGACGGGGATGGGCCGGTTCGTCGAACTGACCAACAGCGGACTGATCAGCAAAGGAGCGGTCGTCGTCGACGCCGGGGAGGTCGGGCTCTCCGACGTCTCGCTGGGGATGCTCGATGGAACACCGACGGTCCCGGGTGACCTGATCAGTGTCGTGGTCCCTGGTGGCCTCACGGAGGGCAAGGCAATCAAGATCGACTTCGATGCGGCCGTCGAGCCGAGTGCGACGATGCTACTCGTTCCGGGGGAAGCAATCGGCGTCGAGAAGATTGCGCCCCGCGGTGACGCCTACGTCCTCGCACTCGGTGACTTCCTGCCGGCACAGAACTGGGTCCCTACCAAGACGGGGTCGACCGCCGGCACGGACTGGCTGGCCTCGGGGAACGACAAGATCGAGATTTCCGTCGAGAAAGTCGAACGCGCCCGGCAGGCAATCGTCTCGACTGGACCGCGAACCTTCGACGAAATCTTCGGCGCGCCGCCGGCAGCGCTCAACGCACGCCCGGTCGAGGAGGGCGAGACGTTCGACCCACAGGACGTACTCATGGTCATGCCCGGCGACAACGTCTCAGCGAACTGGCCCGAGTCGGCCGGGGCCCCGCCCGAAGCGTTCGACTTCGGCGATGCGGTCCCGAGACCGGCTCCGCTGGGTGGCGTCTCCTTCAGCGTTGCCGTCGTCTCGACGCCGAACGCGAAAGTCGTGGGCAACTCCACGAACCCGCTCTCGCACATCGACACCGACGAACTCCTCCAGCGCGACGTCGTCCAGAACCTGCTCGCCGATGCCGGCTTCGGCGAGGGGACCGACTTCCAGATCGAGGCCGGCCCCGAGCGTGTCACACCCGAGGAGGGGCCACGGACGACCACGCTTCTGGACCAGGACACGCAAATCGAGAGCTACATCGGCGTCCTCGGCAGTGAGGCCGCCGGCTGGGGGGTCGGTCTCCACGTCGTCCGCGCCGACGGTGACGACCACGTGATCGTCGTCGGCCTCCACCGCCACCCGCTGGGCGAGCCAGCGCAGGCGATGGAGACGCTGCGGGAGAGCAGCGCACTCGTCGAGGCACGGACACTCGTCGCCGAGACCGCCGCGCAACTCCAGTAA